One Methanohalophilus mahii DSM 5219 genomic window carries:
- a CDS encoding 2,5-diamino-6-(ribosylamino)-4(3H)-pyrimidinone 5'-phosphate reductase encodes MPTPFTFINAAMSIDGKISTRQRRQVRISGDVDFERMDELRASSDAVMVGIGTVLADDPSLTVKSDERRAKRLAKGLDENPVRIVVDSKARIPTNADIFRKGAGKIIIAVSESAAFDRVESLRKKAMVIMAGGNQVDLPELLSILDEMGIHRLMVEGGAGLNWGLVKNGLVDEIYSFIGNLIIGGGTAPTLIDGEGFDEANMPTCSLISAEKMEGGVLLKWKLKNA; translated from the coding sequence ATATCCACCCGACAGAGGCGCCAGGTAAGGATATCAGGTGATGTGGATTTTGAAAGAATGGACGAGTTACGAGCAAGTTCTGATGCAGTAATGGTAGGTATTGGAACTGTTCTTGCTGATGACCCCAGCCTCACTGTCAAATCCGATGAAAGGCGGGCTAAAAGGCTTGCAAAAGGACTTGATGAAAATCCCGTACGAATCGTGGTAGACAGTAAAGCACGTATTCCAACAAATGCTGACATATTCAGGAAGGGTGCTGGCAAAATAATAATTGCAGTTTCTGAAAGTGCAGCTTTTGACAGGGTCGAATCACTGAGAAAAAAGGCTATGGTCATAATGGCTGGCGGAAATCAGGTGGACCTTCCTGAATTGTTATCCATACTTGATGAAATGGGTATACACAGGCTTATGGTTGAAGGTGGTGCAGGCCTCAACTGGGGACTTGTCAAAAACGGGCTTGTGGATGAAATATATTCTTTTATAGGAAATCTCATAATAGGAGGGGGAACCGCTCCTACTCTTATTGATGGAGAAGGTTTTGATGAAGCAAACATGCCCACATGTTCTCTTATAAGTGCCGAAAAGATGGAGGGTGGGGTGCTGTTGAAGTGGAAACTCAAAAATGCCTGA